The proteins below are encoded in one region of Candidatus Lokiarchaeota archaeon:
- a CDS encoding ABC transporter permease — MQLGDFTILILGWLIKATLQMGTPLVLTALGGMFSERSGVVNIGLEGMMLTGAFTGAVASHYSGNPWLGILIGIIGGAALGLLHAIICVKFKGNQIVSGTGLILIGFGLSTLGLQVVWGRKGRSDEVPGITPVELPFIKDIPGIGTAIGNLSPIIYLMFVIVVISWYVLYKTPFGLRIRASGEDPSTLDTAGVDVEWVRIVAVVISGCLAGLAGAYLSLGFENAFAKNMTSGRGFIALAAMIFGNWTPIGCFLAGMFFGFLDGLQYALQITLGVEVVSQYLSFIQMVPYVLVIVALAGIRKAVPPAAVGEPYEKEARA, encoded by the coding sequence ATGCAACTTGGTGACTTTACAATTCTGATTCTCGGATGGTTGATCAAAGCCACACTACAGATGGGTACTCCGTTAGTTCTCACCGCACTGGGAGGTATGTTCTCAGAGAGGTCTGGCGTTGTTAACATTGGACTTGAGGGAATGATGCTTACGGGCGCATTTACTGGAGCGGTTGCCAGCCACTACTCTGGAAATCCTTGGCTGGGTATTCTGATTGGAATAATAGGCGGTGCAGCCCTCGGATTGCTCCATGCCATCATATGTGTAAAGTTCAAAGGAAATCAAATCGTCAGCGGCACGGGCCTAATACTCATAGGCTTCGGACTTAGCACTCTAGGCTTACAAGTCGTTTGGGGAAGAAAGGGGCGATCCGATGAAGTACCCGGTATTACTCCGGTGGAATTACCCTTCATTAAGGACATACCTGGCATAGGAACTGCAATCGGTAATCTATCGCCCATTATCTACTTGATGTTTGTGATTGTTGTGATTTCTTGGTATGTGCTCTACAAGACTCCTTTTGGACTTCGAATCAGAGCTTCAGGAGAAGATCCCAGCACCCTCGATACAGCAGGCGTGGATGTCGAATGGGTTCGAATAGTAGCTGTAGTTATCAGTGGTTGCTTGGCTGGACTAGCTGGTGCATATCTGTCTTTAGGATTCGAAAACGCTTTCGCAAAGAACATGACCAGTGGGAGAGGATTTATCGCATTGGCTGCCATGATTTTTGGGAACTGGACACCCATCGGTTGTTTCCTTGCAGGGATGTTCTTCGGCTTCCTTGATGGGCTTCAATACGCCCTGCAGATAACCCTCGGTGTAGAAGTTGTCTCGCAGTATCTTAGCTTCATACAGATGGTTCCCTATGTTCTAGTTATTGTAGCATTGGCAGGCATACGAAAAGCTGTTCCGCCGGCCGCTGTTGGTGAACCATACGAGAAGGAGGCGCGTGCGTAG
- a CDS encoding DUF11 domain-containing protein — translation MRVERKIITISFIVAFLVIPSVVAAASTSPAFAPAQNPEDIIGELLGEGAEILLSSIDEEGAPRLVYGQLGLPSDALAIEDDMYDGCLAVAMVATKGEFLNYVFDLIGFSEMTGGGGNGDGLTPSQFNGGFDPGQITDLLGDEFTLMFAAYVNLDDSVAQSRMNAVRNHLSSPDGFGFNFAELLNLRIDESTFPEEENVTLPFDSINVFLDQVSNPFDDAVSAVLDGLSNEGLLGSIDQSVFTDVRGSAAGMLAIPDIGELVSLFEGASQPTTLPEFAIAQNPFGNVTGPIAIAAAGYVGEQQIVLGDTELRLSSLVGSPDDFSPLPEGLSVVVANMPTTSNITGFSPNVAGMSMYDNTSQTVMWNATGIGTVSDYVLNFESDDFPPNVTISRSFSPRSVAVGGTTTVTVTVTNNGEQPITNITVDDSGLASYYGSVSVDGNTQTSVASIQPGDSSTMQYTVTFPNEGSYSFTGASVMYEYDGALYEKDTDRQSVVVRSDIGSLFSQGLMDGWPYTAIALGVVGLGAVFNIVRLVRGKGGGDTYEI, via the coding sequence ATGAGAGTAGAACGTAAAATCATAACTATTAGTTTCATAGTAGCGTTTCTGGTTATTCCATCAGTAGTCGCAGCAGCCAGCACGTCGCCGGCTTTCGCTCCGGCTCAAAACCCAGAAGATATCATTGGTGAGCTTCTAGGCGAAGGAGCTGAAATCTTGCTAAGCAGCATTGATGAGGAAGGAGCACCTCGCCTTGTCTATGGACAGCTTGGCCTTCCATCAGATGCGCTTGCCATTGAAGATGACATGTATGACGGTTGCCTTGCTGTTGCTATGGTTGCAACAAAGGGTGAATTCTTGAATTATGTCTTCGACCTTATCGGTTTTTCAGAAATGACCGGTGGGGGAGGCAATGGGGATGGGTTGACTCCTTCGCAATTCAATGGGGGTTTCGATCCTGGTCAGATAACTGATTTACTCGGTGACGAATTCACTTTGATGTTCGCGGCATACGTGAATCTTGACGATTCGGTAGCTCAAAGCCGTATGAACGCGGTTCGTAACCACCTGTCCAGTCCAGATGGATTTGGATTTAATTTCGCTGAGCTTCTCAATCTCAGAATAGACGAATCTACGTTCCCAGAAGAAGAGAATGTTACCTTGCCATTCGATTCAATCAACGTGTTTTTGGATCAGGTATCAAACCCCTTCGATGATGCGGTTTCAGCTGTATTGGATGGTCTATCTAATGAGGGACTGCTGGGTTCAATTGACCAATCGGTCTTTACTGATGTGCGAGGTTCTGCTGCTGGGATGTTAGCTATCCCAGATATCGGAGAGCTGGTGAGTCTTTTCGAAGGTGCATCTCAGCCCACCACTCTACCAGAGTTTGCAATAGCCCAAAATCCCTTCGGGAATGTCACAGGGCCAATCGCTATTGCTGCAGCAGGTTATGTTGGTGAGCAACAGATTGTACTTGGAGATACGGAACTAAGATTATCAAGTCTCGTTGGATCTCCTGACGATTTCAGCCCACTTCCAGAAGGGCTTTCAGTCGTTGTAGCCAACATGCCAACGACGAGCAATATCACGGGTTTCAGTCCTAATGTTGCCGGTATGAGTATGTACGACAACACCTCCCAGACCGTGATGTGGAATGCTACCGGCATTGGAACAGTCTCTGATTACGTCCTCAATTTTGAGAGTGACGACTTCCCGCCTAATGTGACGATTTCGAGGAGCTTTAGCCCTCGGTCGGTTGCAGTTGGCGGTACGACCACGGTTACAGTTACTGTGACCAACAATGGAGAGCAACCAATCACCAATATCACAGTAGATGACTCCGGTCTAGCAAGCTACTATGGCTCAGTCAGCGTGGATGGCAACACACAGACATCTGTAGCCTCAATTCAACCGGGAGATAGCAGCACGATGCAGTATACCGTCACGTTCCCAAACGAGGGGAGTTACTCCTTCACTGGTGCCTCTGTAATGTATGAGTATGATGGGGCTCTCTACGAAAAGGACACCGACCGCCAGAGTGTTGTGGTTCGATCAGATATTGGGTCTCTGTTCTCGCAGGGATTGATGGATGGTTGGCCGTACACAGCGATCGCACTTGGCGTAGTTGGATTGGGTGCTGTTTTCAACATAGTGAGACTCGTTCGCGGAAAAGGCGGCGGAGACACGTACGAAATATAG